Sequence from the Clostridium botulinum genome:
AATTTTCAGGAGGGTTTATTAATGAAAATAATAGCAATAAAGTTACCGAGATTTTTTTCTAGTATAATAAAATTTTTTAGAAAAAAATAATAGAGTGATACATACAACTCTAAAATAAAGGTAAAAAAATAAAAAATGCAATTCATATCATAATTGCATTTTTTATTTGAACTATATTGCTCTTTGAACCTTACCAGATCTAAGGCATCTTGTACATACACGAACAGTTTTTGGTGTTCCATTAACTAAAGCCTTTATTTTCTTTATGTTAGGAGCCCAAGTTCTCTTTGATTGACGATGTGAATGGCTGAATTGTACACCTGCTACAACGCCTTTATCACAAATTTCGCATCTTCTTGCCACTAGAAAACACCTCCTTATATTCTAAAGATAATTATCTTCAATAGGACAGATTGAATTATAACACAGAATGTATTATATATGCAAGCTAATTTTATAAAAGAAAAGATATTATTGAGATTATTACACATATATTTCTTGAATAAAACATCTTTCTAATATAGAATATACAATAAGGAATGTATTTAGGAGGAATAGCTATGGTTGGATTTTCAAATGAAAATGGTAATATAAATTATTCTGAAGAAGTCTTAGCTAAGATTGTTGGATTATCAACAATGGAATGTTATGGAGTTGTTGGCATGGTTTCTAAAAATGCTACTGATGGTTTTTGGGAACTTATGCGTGTAGAAAATTTAAGTAAAGGTGTAAAACTAAAACTTATAGAAAGCGATAGATTACAAATCGAATTATTTGTTATGGTTGAATATGGAACTAAAATATCGGTTATAGCTAACAATATAATTCAAAAAGTTCGTTATAGCGTTGAAAATTACACAGGATTAAAAGTTTCATCAATAACTGTAAATGTTCAAGCGGTAAGAGTCTAGGAGGTTAAATTAGATGGAATTTAAAAAAATAAATGGCCATGATTTTTATAACATGGTTGTAAATGCTAGTAATAGATTATTGGAGCAAAGTGAATTTGTAAATGCTTTGAATGTATTTCCTGTTCCAGATGGTGACACTGGAACTAATATGTCAATGACATTCAAGGCTGCAGTTAAAGAAATAGAAAATATAAATTCTAATTCAATAGGAGAAATATCTAAAAAATTAGCAAAAGGTGCTTTAATGGGTGCTAGAGGAAATTCAGGAGTAATTTTATCACAAATACTTAGAGGGTTTTCTAAAGGACTAGAAGGAAAAGAAGAAGTTGATGGAACTGAACTTTCAGTAGCATTCTTTGAGGGATCTAATGCAGCTTATAAGGCTGTTATGAGACCTACAGAGGGTACAATACTTTCTGTAATAAGAGCAGCGTCGGAATGTGCAGTAGAATGTGAAGCAAAAGATGCAATAATATTATTAGAAGAGGTTAATAAGGCTGCTAAGATAATGCTTGATAAAACTCCAGATTTATTACCAGCATTGAAGAAAGCAAAAGTGGTGGATTCAGGTGGTATGGGACTTTACATTATACTTCAAGGTATGCTTGAAGCATTAAAAGAAGGAATACAAGCCGAAATTCAAGATATAAAGATAAGTTCACCAGAAGCTAAGGTAGGAGCTCAATCTACTGAAGAAATTGATATAAAATTTGGATATTGTACTGAATTTATTATTCTTGGTGATGCAAAAAAAGCAAAGGAATTTCAAGATACAATAGAACCACTTGGAGATTCTATGATTGTTGTTGGATATGAAGATGTCATTAAAGTTCATATTCATACGAATGATCCAGGCTCAGTCCTATCTCATGCCGTGAAAATAGGAGAACTATCAAAAATTAAAATTGATAATATGAGAGAAGAGCATAGAGAGTTATTAACAGAATTACAATCAAATAAAAATATACCAATGGATGAAGTATCAAGCGATGAATTAGACCATAAAAAATATGCATTTATAACAGTTGCTATGGGTGATGGTATCGTAAAAATCTTTAAAGATTCAGGTGTTGATTATGTTATTGAAGGTGGTCAAACAATGAATCCATCTACTCAAGATATATTAGATTGTATAGAAAAATTAAATGCAGATCATATTTTTGTTATGCCAAATAATAAAAATATAATTATGGCAGCTAATCAAGCAGCAGAAATATCAGATAAGCATATAATTGTAATTCCTACAACAACTATTCCACAAGGAATAGCTTGTATAACTATGTTTAATCCTGAATGTGAAGCAGAAGAAAATGTTGAAGAGTTAAATGACGTTATAAATTCAGTAAAGACAGGATCAATAACTTATGCTGTTAGAGATACTGAAATTGATGGCAAAGAAATAAAACAAGGCAATATATTAGGATTGGTAGAAGGAAAAATTAAAGAAGTAGGGGAAGATAAAATTTCCGTTGCTAAACAAGTTCTTAAAGATATGTTAGACGATGATAGCGAACTAATAACTATTTATTATGGGGAAGAAATCGAAGAAGATAAAGTTAATGAATTTGTAGAAGAATTAGAAAATGAATTTGAGGATTTAGATATTCAAGCATATAAAGGAAATCAACCTCTATATTACTTCTTAATGTCAGTAGAGTAATAAAATTACTAATGTTATATAATTAAAAAGCACCTTAATTGGTGCTTTTTTTGGAGGAAAATTTAATGGATATATATAGTGAAATCTCTTCATTGAAGGGTGTTGGTCCTAAACTGACAGAAAAATTAAATAAATGTGGTATATTTAATATTCTGGATCTTTTATTATACTTTCCAAGAGATTATGAATTTATCGACTCTAATATATTATTTGAAGATATAAATGGTGATGAAAAGCAAATATTAAGATGTAAAGTTATAAGAATAAAAGGTGATATAAAAACTAAAACCGGAAAAATATTAACAACAATAGAATTTGAATATAATGGACATAAGGTTTATGGAAAATGGTTTAATCAAAAATATATCAAAAATACTTTTTATAATAACAAAGTATATAATTTAATGGGGAAATTTAAAAGAATAGGTAAGACTCTTGAAGTGGCTAATCCCACTGTTGTATGTGAGGAAGCATTGGATAACAGTATTTTACCTAAATACCCTTTAAAAGGAGATATAAGCAATAAGATTATCGAAAAATTAATTAATCTTGTTATTGATTCAATAATTATAAAAGAAAATCTTCCTCTGGATATGTTAAATAAGTATAATCTGGTATCCTTAAATGATGCAATAAGATCAATTCATTTTCCAAAAAATAAAGATTTATTAGAAAAAGCTATTATTAGATTGAAATTTCAAGAATTATTTACTTATTCATTAAAATTATTATTAGTAAAACATAAACTTAATAAAAATAAGAATGGAATATATTTTGAGTGGAATAATGAACTTAAAAGATTAAAAGATAGTATACCATACTCTTTAACGAATGCTCAAACAAAAGTTGTTAGAGAAATTTTAAGAGATCAGAAATCTCAAAAACCTATGAATAGATTAGTTCAAGGTGATGTTGGAAGTGGAAAAACTATAGTTGCATTAATATCTATATTTAATGTAATAAAGAACGGATATCAATGTGCTTTTATGGCTCCCACAGAAATACTGGCTAATCAACATTATGAAGAATCTAAAAATTTATTCCAAGATTTTAATATAGATGTTGAAATATTAACTGGAAGTACTTCACTGAAAGAGAAGAAAAGAATAAAAGAAAAAATAAAGCAAGAAAATCCAATGTTGCTTATAGGTACTCATACATTATTCCAAGATGATGTTGTTTTTAATAGATTAGGACTTATAATAACTGATGAGCAGCATAGATTTGGTGTTGAGCAAAGAAGTAAACTAATTAATAAAGGAAAGAAAGCAGATTGTTTAGTTATGACAGCAACACCAATACCTAGAACTTTGGCTCTTTATTTATATTCAGACTTAGATGTTTCAATAATTGATGAATTACCTCCGGGAAGAAAGAAAATAGACACTAGATTTTATCAGGAACATAATAGAGATATTGGATATGAAATAGCTTTAGAAGAAATAAACAATGGTAGGCAAGTATATATAGTTTGCCCTCTTATTGATGAAGATGAAAAAGAAGAATTAAATTCTGTAGAAACTTTATATACTAAATTAAAAAATGGTATATTTAAAGATATAGGAGTTGAGATACTTCATGGTAAAATGAAGTCAAGTGAAAAGCAAGATAAAATAAATAGATTTAAAAATAATGAATTTAAAGTATTAATATCTACAACTGTTATAGAGGTAGGGGTTAATGTACCTAATGCATCAGTTATGATAATAGAAAATGCTGAACGGTTTGGATTGGCTCAACTACATCAATTACGAGGTAGGGTTGGAAGAGGAGAGTATGCCTCTTACTGTATATTAATTGCTAAAGCAAAGAGCAATATAACTAAAAAAAGAATGACAATAATGACAGAATCAACTGATGGATTTCTTATTTCAGAAGAAGATTTGAAATTAAGAGGTTCTGGGGAAATGTTCGGTAGAAAACAAAGTGGTGATGCAGAATTTATTTTAGCAGATTTATATGAAGATATTAGTATATTAAGGGCTGCAAAACATGAAGCGATGGAGATGTTACATAATGATTATGAAGAAAATACTAAGCTTATAAATGAAATACAAAAAAGCTTGGAGAATAATAGTAAATACATTTGCTTTAATTAATTTGAAATATTATATACAAATATGTTAATATACTTAATATATGCCATTAAGGAGGAATAATTTTGAGAATAATATCAGGAAAAGCAAGAGGACGTAAATTAATACCTCCTGCAAGTATGGAAACAAGGCCTACATTGGATAGAGTTAAAGAGGCTATGTTTAGTATGATACAAGGATATATACCAGATTCTAATGTTATAGATGTTTTTGCTGGAACAGGAAGTCTTGGGTTGGAAGCTGCTAGTAGAGGTGCTAAAGAAGTTTACTTGATAGATAAAAGTTCTGAAACCTTCCCTTTATTAAAAGAAAACATAAAAAATTTAAAATTTGATGATTTTTGTTTTGGATTAAATATGGATTCATATGAAGCATTAAGAAAATTATCAAATCAAGGAAAAGTTTTTGAATTGATTTTTATAGATCCACCATATTGTAAGGAAATGATTCCAGAAGCTATTAAAATTATAAAAGAAAATAATATTTTAAGTGAAAATGGAATAATTATAACTAAAATTGACACTATAGAAGAAATTTATGATGGATATGAAGATATATTTTTAAGAAAAAGTAGAAAATATGGTAACACAACAGTGTGTTTTTATGGGTATAAGGAGGACTAACTATGAAAGTAGCTGTTTACCCAGGAAGTTTTGATCCTATAACAAATGGTCATTTGGATATAATTGAAAGAGGATCAAAGGTTTTTGATAAACTGATCATAGGCGTTTTGGTTAATGTTGATAAAAAGGGACTTTTTGAGATTGAAGAAAGAGTTGAACTTATAAAAAAAGTTACAAAGCATATAAAAAATGTTGAAGTTATAAGTTTTAATGGGTTATTAATAGATTTTTTAAAAGCATATAATGCTAAGATTATTTTAAAGGGACTTAGAGCTGTATCAGATTTTGAATATGAATTTAAAATGGCACTTATGAATAATAAATTAGATCCTGATATTGAAACAGTATTTATGATGACTTCTGCACAATATTCATACTTAAGTTCATCGTCAGTAAAGCAAGTTGCTAAATTTGGAGGATGTATAGAAGGACTTGTGCCGAAAGAAATTATATCTGATGTTGTTAGAAGGAGTAAAATTTAAGGGGTGGTATTATGGAAAAAATGGATGTAAATATAATGGAATTGTTGGAATATTTACAAGACTTGGTGGATAATTCACCTAAGGTTCCGATAAGTGGTAAGGTTGTAGTTGATAAAAAAGAGGTTCTTGAAGTTGTTGATCAAATTATAAATTATCTACCAGATCAATTTAAAAAGGCACAATGGGTTATGAATGAACGAGAAAGAATACTTGGAGAAGCTAAAAAAGAATATGATACAGTAAAAAAAGAAACTATGATGATTATGAGACAAAATGTTGAGAGTCATGATATAGTGAAAGAAGCTAAGATAAGAGCACAAGAAATTATAGCTTCAGCACAAAGAGATGCTAAAGCTATAAGATTAGGTTCAAGAGATTACTCGGATGAAATCTTATCACAACTTGATAGAGAAATAGAAGCTAAAAAAGGAGCTTTAATTAAAGGCCTTCAAAATAGCTTTGAAGTAGTGGCTAAAGATATAGATGAAAATTTAAGTACTGCCTGTTTAACAATAAGAGAAAATATAAAAGAGTTAAGAGGTATGAAAAAATAATCTATATATTATTTTTAGTATAACTGTTAAAATTAGAATTGAAAGTATTGGTAATAAATACATAAAAGAATTTATAGTACAAGTTGTTTGAAAACTAGATGTAACAATACTTGTAGGTATAATTTTTATTAATGAATATGTTATTACAAAGCTGAATATACCTTGAATTAATTTTAAACATATATATTTAAAATATGAGATTTTAAAACCATTCATAAATGAACTAATTTGTGCTATTACTGATAATCCTGAAAAAGAACATAAAAAACTTATAATTCCTAGTTTAAAAGGAAGTGAAATATTTAAGTTTGAAATTAAATTACAGCCATTTGTCATTTCTATACTTCCTAAGAATATAGAAAATAAAGTACCACTTTGCATATGGAATAAATTTTCTAAAAAAGTAAATATATTATTTATATAAGGACTATTTTTTATAAGCGATATTATTACGGAAAATATAACAATGAATCCACAAATTGATAATATTGTGTTTACTCCATTTCCAACGGAGTTTTTTATTGCTTGACCAAAATTTAATTTTTTTTCATTTATAGAACTTTTAGAAAGCGAATTTCTTAAGGTTCTATTTTTATTGGTAATTATACCAATAAATATTACGGAAAGATAATTAGCTATAAGCAGTATATAACCTAAGGTGGTATTATTTAGAAGCGCTGTTCCGACAGAGCCAATTAAGAATAATGGACCTACATTTGAAGCTATGTTTAAAAGTCTTTGGCATTCATCATCATCGATACTTCCTAAAGACCACAGATCAATAGAATATTTTGCACCTAGAGGATATCCACATAAAAAGCTAGCAACTATAGGAAATGAACAGTTTTTAGATAAACCAAGAGGCTTGCAAATTAATGGTCCTAATAATTTAGAATAAAGGGATATTCCATCGTAGGAAATTAATAGATTGCAAATAACCAAAAATGGAAATGTTACAGGTAAAACAGCAGTATACCATAATTTACATCCATCTATAGCTGCAGTTGTGCACTGTTTTATATTTAAGATAAATAATACTATAAATATAGAACATAATATACAAAATAAAGTATTGTTTTTTATATTTAATAATTTTATTAAAATAATAGTTAATATGATTATTGATAACCATAAGAAAATAATAGTATAACTCATTAAATCACTCCAATTTCAAGGATTTATAAAAGAGAGTAATATACCCTCATAAATTTTATAGTAGAAATAATTACAAATTAGTTAGAAGTTTATCCACATTCTTATGATTATGTTGAATATATTTATAATATGATTGGACTAGTTAAATAATCTTGCATAGGACTTAATTTAGGATTTAAGATAGAATAGCCTCTTGTTCCAAGAAGGTCTATCTCTAAACATTCATTGATATTATTTTGCGGAACTTTAGTTATTATATCAATAGTACTATTTTTTTTGATATTTTTTAAAAGTTCCTTGCCTTTTGAATTGAATCCTAAAACCCTACAATAAGGACAAGGATCTTTGGAAAGTTTAAGTAAATCATATTTTTCAAGACCTAAGAAAAATTGAGTCAAAATTCTATTTAATCTAGTATAAGTATATCTTTTACTTTTTGAGTTTAATATTAATTCATCTAAAGAATTTGATTTTAGTACTTCTTTTAATATTTTATTATCTAATCCTTCTGATATATCGGGAAGATTTTTTATTGAATTACCATCGGTTATTAGTTTATATTTAATATATTTAAACATAGATTCTTCGAAAATAAATGGGTTATTTTCACTAGATAACTTATATAAAATCTTATAACTATCTTCTGGTAAAAAATCTTTTAAATAATCTAAATTTTTATTTTTAAGATGATTTCTTATAGATGTTGCTGAAGAAAAAGCAGT
This genomic interval carries:
- the ylbJ gene encoding sporulation integral membrane protein YlbJ, producing MSYTIIFLWLSIIILTIILIKLLNIKNNTLFCILCSIFIVLFILNIKQCTTAAIDGCKLWYTAVLPVTFPFLVICNLLISYDGISLYSKLLGPLICKPLGLSKNCSFPIVASFLCGYPLGAKYSIDLWSLGSIDDDECQRLLNIASNVGPLFLIGSVGTALLNNTTLGYILLIANYLSVIFIGIITNKNRTLRNSLSKSSINEKKLNFGQAIKNSVGNGVNTILSICGFIVIFSVIISLIKNSPYINNIFTFLENLFHMQSGTLFSIFLGSIEMTNGCNLISNLNISLPFKLGIISFLCSFSGLSVIAQISSFMNGFKISYFKYICLKLIQGIFSFVITYSLIKIIPTSIVTSSFQTTCTINSFMYLLPILSILILTVILKIIYRLFFHTS
- the recG gene encoding ATP-dependent DNA helicase RecG; translation: MDIYSEISSLKGVGPKLTEKLNKCGIFNILDLLLYFPRDYEFIDSNILFEDINGDEKQILRCKVIRIKGDIKTKTGKILTTIEFEYNGHKVYGKWFNQKYIKNTFYNNKVYNLMGKFKRIGKTLEVANPTVVCEEALDNSILPKYPLKGDISNKIIEKLINLVIDSIIIKENLPLDMLNKYNLVSLNDAIRSIHFPKNKDLLEKAIIRLKFQELFTYSLKLLLVKHKLNKNKNGIYFEWNNELKRLKDSIPYSLTNAQTKVVREILRDQKSQKPMNRLVQGDVGSGKTIVALISIFNVIKNGYQCAFMAPTEILANQHYEESKNLFQDFNIDVEILTGSTSLKEKKRIKEKIKQENPMLLIGTHTLFQDDVVFNRLGLIITDEQHRFGVEQRSKLINKGKKADCLVMTATPIPRTLALYLYSDLDVSIIDELPPGRKKIDTRFYQEHNRDIGYEIALEEINNGRQVYIVCPLIDEDEKEELNSVETLYTKLKNGIFKDIGVEILHGKMKSSEKQDKINRFKNNEFKVLISTTVIEVGVNVPNASVMIIENAERFGLAQLHQLRGRVGRGEYASYCILIAKAKSNITKKRMTIMTESTDGFLISEEDLKLRGSGEMFGRKQSGDAEFILADLYEDISILRAAKHEAMEMLHNDYEENTKLINEIQKSLENNSKYICFN
- a CDS encoding Asp23/Gls24 family envelope stress response protein, which translates into the protein MVGFSNENGNINYSEEVLAKIVGLSTMECYGVVGMVSKNATDGFWELMRVENLSKGVKLKLIESDRLQIELFVMVEYGTKISVIANNIIQKVRYSVENYTGLKVSSITVNVQAVRV
- a CDS encoding DAK2 domain-containing protein: MEFKKINGHDFYNMVVNASNRLLEQSEFVNALNVFPVPDGDTGTNMSMTFKAAVKEIENINSNSIGEISKKLAKGALMGARGNSGVILSQILRGFSKGLEGKEEVDGTELSVAFFEGSNAAYKAVMRPTEGTILSVIRAASECAVECEAKDAIILLEEVNKAAKIMLDKTPDLLPALKKAKVVDSGGMGLYIILQGMLEALKEGIQAEIQDIKISSPEAKVGAQSTEEIDIKFGYCTEFIILGDAKKAKEFQDTIEPLGDSMIVVGYEDVIKVHIHTNDPGSVLSHAVKIGELSKIKIDNMREEHRELLTELQSNKNIPMDEVSSDELDHKKYAFITVAMGDGIVKIFKDSGVDYVIEGGQTMNPSTQDILDCIEKLNADHIFVMPNNKNIIMAANQAAEISDKHIIVIPTTTIPQGIACITMFNPECEAEENVEELNDVINSVKTGSITYAVRDTEIDGKEIKQGNILGLVEGKIKEVGEDKISVAKQVLKDMLDDDSELITIYYGEEIEEDKVNEFVEELENEFEDLDIQAYKGNQPLYYFLMSVE
- the rsmD gene encoding 16S rRNA (guanine(966)-N(2))-methyltransferase RsmD, yielding MRIISGKARGRKLIPPASMETRPTLDRVKEAMFSMIQGYIPDSNVIDVFAGTGSLGLEAASRGAKEVYLIDKSSETFPLLKENIKNLKFDDFCFGLNMDSYEALRKLSNQGKVFELIFIDPPYCKEMIPEAIKIIKENNILSENGIIITKIDTIEEIYDGYEDIFLRKSRKYGNTTVCFYGYKED
- the coaD gene encoding pantetheine-phosphate adenylyltransferase, whose protein sequence is MKVAVYPGSFDPITNGHLDIIERGSKVFDKLIIGVLVNVDKKGLFEIEERVELIKKVTKHIKNVEVISFNGLLIDFLKAYNAKIILKGLRAVSDFEYEFKMALMNNKLDPDIETVFMMTSAQYSYLSSSSVKQVAKFGGCIEGLVPKEIISDVVRRSKI
- a CDS encoding nucleotidyltransferase, translated to MVTGIIAEYNPFHKGHEYHLKQAKINTNADSIVCVMSGSFMQRGIPAIIDKWKRTEMALKNGVDLVIELPLVYSLSSAEHFAFGAISLLNSLNIIDNLYFGSEEGNVKILEDIASILVNEPNNYKIMLKNYLNLGLPFHLSRANALSDFFKSNHIMEAISSSNNILGIEYIKALKALNSNIIPLTLKREGSKYNDQCLNTAFSSATSIRNHLKNKNLDYLKDFLPEDSYKILYKLSSENNPFIFEESMFKYIKYKLITDGNSIKNLPDISEGLDNKILKEVLKSNSLDELILNSKSKRYTYTRLNRILTQFFLGLEKYDLLKLSKDPCPYCRVLGFNSKGKELLKNIKKNSTIDIITKVPQNNINECLEIDLLGTRGYSILNPKLSPMQDYLTSPIIL
- the rpmB gene encoding 50S ribosomal protein L28, with the translated sequence MARRCEICDKGVVAGVQFSHSHRQSKRTWAPNIKKIKALVNGTPKTVRVCTRCLRSGKVQRAI